In Anser cygnoides isolate HZ-2024a breed goose chromosome 16, Taihu_goose_T2T_genome, whole genome shotgun sequence, one genomic interval encodes:
- the LOC106040808 gene encoding peroxidasin homolog isoform X3: MLIKSSALLGFLCFLLLLSFSCSCPSRCLCFRTTVRCMHLMLETIPDIPPQTNILDLRFNHIKEIQPGAFRRLKNLNTLLLNNNLIKHIVRRSFEDLENLKYLYLYKNEIQSIQQHAFNGLRSLEQLYLHFNNLETLEPETFSDLPKLERLFLHNNKISRIHPGTFSQLESLKRLRLDSNSLLCDCDLLWLAELLKKYAEQGSIQTAATCEAPRELHGRSIVTLTAQEFNCERPRITSEPHDVDVLLGNTVYFTCRAEGNPKPAIIWLHNNNEIDMKDDNRLNLLQDGTLMIQNTKESDKGVYQCMAKNIAGEVKTQEVVLRYFGTPSKPTFVIQPQNTEVLVGESVTLECGVSGHPHPRISWTLGTGSPLPQDPRFAITSSGGLFIQNVTFSDQGQYNCNASNTEGSIQATARIIVQDSPRFLLVPTDQTVTEGQSVDFLCSAEGHPPPVIAWTRAGGPLPNDRRHSILSTGTLRVMRVALHDEGQYECHAISAIGVRTLPVQLSVTPRVIPVFLHPPQDVVAETGQDVAITCAAQGDPRPTITWVKEGIQITESGKFHISHDGTLSIQDLGVADQGRYECIARNPFGFTSSAMQLTITATDVGRSGDTFVATSIREAISSVDYAINSTRTELFSKRPKTPNDLLALFRYPRDPYTIETARAGEIFERTLQLIQEHVQQGLIVDVNVTGYRYNDLVSPHYLNMIANLSGCSAHRRTPNCSDICFHKKYRTHDGSCNNLQHPMWGASLTAFQRLLKPAYQNGFNLPRGFSLSEDARDLPLPLPRLVSTTMVGTETVTPDEQFTHMLMQWGQFLDHDMDQTVAAISMSRFSDGAPCSQVCSNDPPCFSVLIPANDPRVRNGRCMFFVRSSPVCGSGMTSLLMNSVYAREQINHLTSYIDASNVYGSTEQESRELRDLSSQKGLLKQGQVVPGSGKPLLPFAVGPPTECMRDENESPVPCFLAGDHRANEQLGLTAMHTLWFREHNRIATELSTLNPHWDGDLLYHEARKIVGAQMQHITYAHWLPKILGEAGMKMLGEYKGYDPNVNAGILNAFATAAFRFGHTLINPILYRLNETFQPIRHGHVPLHKAFFSPFRITQEGGIDPLLRGLFGVPGKMRVPSELLNMELTEKLFSMAHSVSLDLAAINIQRGRDHGIPPYNDFRVFCNLSSAQEFEDLRNEIKNLEIREKLRRFWYENPGVFTPAQLTQIRQASLARVICDNSDGIQQLQRDVFRVASYPQGMAGCEEIPAVDLRFWQDCCEDCQTRGQFRALSQRFRSKRSPGFSYPEENPAKHKPAFPRNEVPSPSPSSRKNLESLVGELEKTVASLRKQVNVLESQLRWHHRNTSMYGQGKKTGDKWRKR, from the exons GCTGCTGAACAATAACCTGATAAAACACATTGTGAGAAGATCCTTTGAAGATCTGGAGAACCTGAAATACCT CTACCTTTATAAAAACGAAATTCAGAGTATCCAGCAGCATGCCTTCAATGGACTCCGCTCTCTGGAGCAGCT CTACCTGCACTTCAACAACCTGGAAACCCTGGAGCCAGAGACTTTTAGTGACCTGCCTAAACTTGAAAGGCT ATTCTTGCACAACAACAAAATTTCCAGGATTCATCCAGGGACATTCTCTCAACTGGAATCCCTCAAACGACT GCGGCTGGATTCCAACTCCTTGCTCTGTGACTGCGACTTGCTGTGGCTGGCCGAGCTGCTGAAGAAATACGCCGAGCAGGGCAGCATTCAGACAGCTGCCACCTGCGAGGCTCCTCGGGAGCTGCATGGCCGCTCCATCGTCACCTTGACGGCTCAGGAGTTCAACTGCG AGAGGCCTCGCATAACCTCGGAGCCCCACGATGTCGACGTCCTCCTGGGAAACACGGTTTATTTCACGTGCAGGGCAGAAGGCAACCCAAAGCCTGCGATCATTTGGCTCCACAACAA TAATGAGATCGACATGAAAGATGACAACCGCCTGAACCTGCTGCAGGACGGTACCTTAATGATCCAGAACACCAAGGAGTCGGACAAAGGCGTCTACCAGTGCATGGCCAAGAACATCGCCGGAGAGGTCAAGACACAAGAAGTCGTTCTGCGCTATTTTGGCACCCCAT CCAAGCCCACTTTTGTGATCCAGCCGCAGAACACTGAAGTGCTGGTTGGGGAAAGCGTCACCTTGGAGTGCGGGGTCTCTGGGCACCCCCACCCTCGCATCAGCTGGACACTTGGCACAGGCTCTCCTTTACCGCAGGATCCCCGTTTCGCCATCACCAGCTCTGGAGGACTCTTCATTCAGAACGTCACCTTCTCCGACCAGGGCCAGTACAACTGCAACGCCAGCAACACCGAGGGGTCCATCCAGGCGACAGCAAGAATCATAGTGCAAG ATTCTCCCAGATTTCTCCTCGTCCCCACCGATCAGACGGTAACCGAGGGACAAAGCGTGGATTTCCTCTGCTCAGCTGAGGGTCACCCTCCCCCCGTGATTGCCTGGACAAGGGCAG GTGGGCCGCTGCCAAATGACCGGAGGCACAGCATCCTCTCCACGGGGACCCTGCGGGTGATGAGGGTCGCGCTGCACGACGAAGGCCAGTACGAGTGCCATGCCATCAGTGCCATCGGGGTGAGGACCCTCCCCGTGCAGCTCTCCGTGACCCCCAGAG TGATCCCCGTGTTCCTTCATCCCCCCCAAGACGTGGTGGCAGAGACTGGCCAGGACGTTGCGATCACCTGCGCTGCCCAAGGGGACCCGCGGCCCACCATAACCTGGGTCAAA GAAGGGATTCAGATCACCGAGAGCGGCAAGTTCCACATCAGCCACGACGGGACCCTTTCCATTCAAGACCTCGGTGTGGCCGACCAGGGCAGATACGAGTGCATAGCGAGAAACCCCTTCGGCTTCACCTCCAGCGCCATGCAGCTCACCATCACCG CCACAGATGTCGGTCGCAGCGGCGACACGTTTGTAGCCACCTCCATACGGGAAGCTATCAGCAGCGTGGACTATGCCATCAATTCAACACGTACTGAGCTGTTCAGCAA ACGCCCCAAGACACCCAATGACTTGCTGGCTCTCTTCCGTTACCCCCGGGACCCCTACACCATTGAAACAGCCAGGGCAGGTGAGATCTTTGAAAGGACCTTGCAGCTGATTCAGGAACACGTGCAACAAGGCTTAATTGTGGACGTGAATGTCACAG gtTATCGTTACAATGACTTGGTGTCTCCTCACTACCTGAACATGATCGCGAACCTGTCGGGCTGCTCTGCTCACCGCCGTACCCCAAACTGCTCGGATATCTGCTTCCACAAGAAGTACCGGACCCACGACGGCTCTTGCAACAACCTCCAGCACCCGATGTGGGGTGCGTCCCTCACGGCCTTCCAGCGGCTCCTCAAACCTGCCTACCAGAACGGATTTAACCTCCCCCGGGGGTTTTCCTTATCAGAAGACGCCAGGGACCTGCCCCTTCCTTTACCCCGCCTCGTCTCCACCACCATGGTCGGGACCGAGACCGTCACCCCCGACGAGCAGTTCACGCACATGTTGATGCAGTGGGGCCAGTTCCTGGACCACGACATGGACCAGACGGTGGCAGCCATCAGCATGTCCCGCTTCTCGGACGGGGCGCCCTGCAGCCAGGTGTGCAGCAACGACCCGCCGTGCTTCTCCGTCCTCATCCCCGCCAACGATCCCCGCGTGAGGAACGGGCGCTGCATGTTCTTCGTCCGCTCCAGCCCCGTGTGCGGCAGCGGGATGACCTCGCTGCTGATGAACTCCGTCTACGCCAGGGAGCAGATCAACCACTTGACCTCCTACATCGATGCCTCCAACGTGTAcggcagcacagagcaggaatCGAGGGAACTGCGGGATCTCAGCAGCCAGAAAGGGTTGCTGAAGCAAGGGCAGGTCGTGCCCGGCTCGGGGaagcctctccttccctttgccGTGGGGCCACCCACCGAGTGCATGCGGGATGAGAACGAGAGCCCCGTGCCGTGCTTCCTAGCAGGAGACCACCGCGCCAACGAGCAGCTGGGCCTCACGGCCATGCACACCCTGTGGTTCAGGGAGCACAACCGCATCGCCACGGAGCTCTCGACCCTCAATCCCCACTGGGACGGAGACCTCCTGTATCACGAGGCGCGGAAGATCGTGGGTGCCCAGATGCAGCATATCACCTATGCCCACTGGCTGCCTAAGATCCTCGGGGAAGCTGGGATGAAGATGCTGGGTGAGTACAAAGGCTACGACCCCAACGTCAACGCAGGGATTCTCAACGCCTTTGCCACCGCTGCCTTCCGCTTCGGGCACACTTTGATCAACCCCATCCTGTACCGGCTGAATGAAACCTTCCAGCCCATCCGCCATGGCCACGTCCCCCTGCACAAGGCCTTCTTCTCCCCTTTCAGGATCACGCAGGAGGGTGGGATCGACCCCCTCCTCCGCGGGCTCTTTGGGGTTCCTGGGAAGATGCGGGTCCCCTCCGAACTCCTCAACATGGAGCTGACAGAGAAACTCTTCTCCATGGCACACTCTGTCTCACTGGACTTGGCCGCTATCAACATCCAGCGGGGACGAGACCACGGCATCCCACCGTACAACGACTTCAGGGTCTTCTGCAACCTCTCGTCTGCACAGGAATTTGAGGACCTCAGAAATGAGATAAAGAACTTGGAGATCAGGGAAAAGCTCAGGAG GTTTTGGTATGAGAATCCTGGAGTCTTCACGCCGGCGCAGCTGACTCAGATCAGGCAGGCGTCCCTCGCTCGTGTCATCTGTGACAACAGCGACGGcatccagcagctgcagagagacGTCTTCCGGGTGGCGTCGTACCCCCAGGGCATGGCTGGCTGCGAGGAGATTCCCGCGGTGGACCTGCGCTTCTGGCAGGACTGCTGCGAAG ACTGCCAGACACGTGGGCAATTCAGGGCGCTTTCTCAGCGCTTCCGAAGCAAGAGGTCTCCTGGATTCAGCTACCCAGAAGAAAACCCTGCCAAGCATAAGCCTGCCTTCCCCAG AAATGAGGTGCCTTCTCCAAGCCCTTCTTCCAGAAAGAATCTCGAGTCCCTTGTGGGTGAGCTGGAGAAGACAGTTGCTTCCCTACGGAAACAG GTGAATGTCCTAGAGAGCCAGCTGAGGTGGCACCACAGGAACACCAGCATGTATGGACAGGGGAAGAAGACTGGagacaaatggagaaaaagatgA
- the LOC106040808 gene encoding peroxidasin homolog isoform X2, with translation MLIKSSALLGFLCFLLLLSFSCSCPSRCLCFRTTVRCMHLMLETIPDIPPQTNILDLRFNHIKEIQPGAFRRLKNLNTLLLNNNLIKHIVRRSFEDLENLKYLYLYKNEIQSIQQHAFNGLRSLEQLYLHFNNLETLEPETFSDLPKLERLFLHNNKISRIHPGTFSQLESLKRLRLDSNSLLCDCDLLWLAELLKKYAEQGSIQTAATCEAPRELHGRSIVTLTAQEFNCERPRITSEPHDVDVLLGNTVYFTCRAEGNPKPAIIWLHNNNEIDMKDDNRLNLLQDGTLMIQNTKESDKGVYQCMAKNIAGEVKTQEVVLRYFGTPSKPTFVIQPQNTEVLVGESVTLECGVSGHPHPRISWTLGTGSPLPQDPRFAITSSGGLFIQNVTFSDQGQYNCNASNTEGSIQATARIIVQDSPRFLLVPTDQTVTEGQSVDFLCSAEGHPPPVIAWTRAGGPLPNDRRHSILSTGTLRVMRVALHDEGQYECHAISAIGVRTLPVQLSVTPRVIPVFLHPPQDVVAETGQDVAITCAAQGDPRPTITWVKEGIQITESGKFHISHDGTLSIQDLGVADQGRYECIARNPFGFTSSAMQLTITDVGRSGDTFVATSIREAISSVDYAINSTRTELFSKRPKTPNDLLALFRYPRDPYTIETARAGEIFERTLQLIQEHVQQGLIVDVNVTGYRYNDLVSPHYLNMIANLSGCSAHRRTPNCSDICFHKKYRTHDGSCNNLQHPMWGASLTAFQRLLKPAYQNGFNLPRGFSLSEDARDLPLPLPRLVSTTMVGTETVTPDEQFTHMLMQWGQFLDHDMDQTVAAISMSRFSDGAPCSQVCSNDPPCFSVLIPANDPRVRNGRCMFFVRSSPVCGSGMTSLLMNSVYAREQINHLTSYIDASNVYGSTEQESRELRDLSSQKGLLKQGQVVPGSGKPLLPFAVGPPTECMRDENESPVPCFLAGDHRANEQLGLTAMHTLWFREHNRIATELSTLNPHWDGDLLYHEARKIVGAQMQHITYAHWLPKILGEAGMKMLGEYKGYDPNVNAGILNAFATAAFRFGHTLINPILYRLNETFQPIRHGHVPLHKAFFSPFRITQEGGIDPLLRGLFGVPGKMRVPSELLNMELTEKLFSMAHSVSLDLAAINIQRGRDHGIPPYNDFRVFCNLSSAQEFEDLRNEIKNLEIREKLRSLYGTTKNIDLFPALMVEDLVPGTRVGPTLMCLLTTQFSRLRHGDRFWYENPGVFTPAQLTQIRQASLARVICDNSDGIQQLQRDVFRVASYPQGMAGCEEIPAVDLRFWQDCCEDCQTRGQFRALSQRFRSKRSPGFSYPEENPAKHKPAFPRNEVPSPSPSSRKNLESLVGELEKTVASLRKQVNVLESQLRWHHRNTSMYGQGKKTGDKWRKR, from the exons GCTGCTGAACAATAACCTGATAAAACACATTGTGAGAAGATCCTTTGAAGATCTGGAGAACCTGAAATACCT CTACCTTTATAAAAACGAAATTCAGAGTATCCAGCAGCATGCCTTCAATGGACTCCGCTCTCTGGAGCAGCT CTACCTGCACTTCAACAACCTGGAAACCCTGGAGCCAGAGACTTTTAGTGACCTGCCTAAACTTGAAAGGCT ATTCTTGCACAACAACAAAATTTCCAGGATTCATCCAGGGACATTCTCTCAACTGGAATCCCTCAAACGACT GCGGCTGGATTCCAACTCCTTGCTCTGTGACTGCGACTTGCTGTGGCTGGCCGAGCTGCTGAAGAAATACGCCGAGCAGGGCAGCATTCAGACAGCTGCCACCTGCGAGGCTCCTCGGGAGCTGCATGGCCGCTCCATCGTCACCTTGACGGCTCAGGAGTTCAACTGCG AGAGGCCTCGCATAACCTCGGAGCCCCACGATGTCGACGTCCTCCTGGGAAACACGGTTTATTTCACGTGCAGGGCAGAAGGCAACCCAAAGCCTGCGATCATTTGGCTCCACAACAA TAATGAGATCGACATGAAAGATGACAACCGCCTGAACCTGCTGCAGGACGGTACCTTAATGATCCAGAACACCAAGGAGTCGGACAAAGGCGTCTACCAGTGCATGGCCAAGAACATCGCCGGAGAGGTCAAGACACAAGAAGTCGTTCTGCGCTATTTTGGCACCCCAT CCAAGCCCACTTTTGTGATCCAGCCGCAGAACACTGAAGTGCTGGTTGGGGAAAGCGTCACCTTGGAGTGCGGGGTCTCTGGGCACCCCCACCCTCGCATCAGCTGGACACTTGGCACAGGCTCTCCTTTACCGCAGGATCCCCGTTTCGCCATCACCAGCTCTGGAGGACTCTTCATTCAGAACGTCACCTTCTCCGACCAGGGCCAGTACAACTGCAACGCCAGCAACACCGAGGGGTCCATCCAGGCGACAGCAAGAATCATAGTGCAAG ATTCTCCCAGATTTCTCCTCGTCCCCACCGATCAGACGGTAACCGAGGGACAAAGCGTGGATTTCCTCTGCTCAGCTGAGGGTCACCCTCCCCCCGTGATTGCCTGGACAAGGGCAG GTGGGCCGCTGCCAAATGACCGGAGGCACAGCATCCTCTCCACGGGGACCCTGCGGGTGATGAGGGTCGCGCTGCACGACGAAGGCCAGTACGAGTGCCATGCCATCAGTGCCATCGGGGTGAGGACCCTCCCCGTGCAGCTCTCCGTGACCCCCAGAG TGATCCCCGTGTTCCTTCATCCCCCCCAAGACGTGGTGGCAGAGACTGGCCAGGACGTTGCGATCACCTGCGCTGCCCAAGGGGACCCGCGGCCCACCATAACCTGGGTCAAA GAAGGGATTCAGATCACCGAGAGCGGCAAGTTCCACATCAGCCACGACGGGACCCTTTCCATTCAAGACCTCGGTGTGGCCGACCAGGGCAGATACGAGTGCATAGCGAGAAACCCCTTCGGCTTCACCTCCAGCGCCATGCAGCTCACCATCACCG ATGTCGGTCGCAGCGGCGACACGTTTGTAGCCACCTCCATACGGGAAGCTATCAGCAGCGTGGACTATGCCATCAATTCAACACGTACTGAGCTGTTCAGCAA ACGCCCCAAGACACCCAATGACTTGCTGGCTCTCTTCCGTTACCCCCGGGACCCCTACACCATTGAAACAGCCAGGGCAGGTGAGATCTTTGAAAGGACCTTGCAGCTGATTCAGGAACACGTGCAACAAGGCTTAATTGTGGACGTGAATGTCACAG gtTATCGTTACAATGACTTGGTGTCTCCTCACTACCTGAACATGATCGCGAACCTGTCGGGCTGCTCTGCTCACCGCCGTACCCCAAACTGCTCGGATATCTGCTTCCACAAGAAGTACCGGACCCACGACGGCTCTTGCAACAACCTCCAGCACCCGATGTGGGGTGCGTCCCTCACGGCCTTCCAGCGGCTCCTCAAACCTGCCTACCAGAACGGATTTAACCTCCCCCGGGGGTTTTCCTTATCAGAAGACGCCAGGGACCTGCCCCTTCCTTTACCCCGCCTCGTCTCCACCACCATGGTCGGGACCGAGACCGTCACCCCCGACGAGCAGTTCACGCACATGTTGATGCAGTGGGGCCAGTTCCTGGACCACGACATGGACCAGACGGTGGCAGCCATCAGCATGTCCCGCTTCTCGGACGGGGCGCCCTGCAGCCAGGTGTGCAGCAACGACCCGCCGTGCTTCTCCGTCCTCATCCCCGCCAACGATCCCCGCGTGAGGAACGGGCGCTGCATGTTCTTCGTCCGCTCCAGCCCCGTGTGCGGCAGCGGGATGACCTCGCTGCTGATGAACTCCGTCTACGCCAGGGAGCAGATCAACCACTTGACCTCCTACATCGATGCCTCCAACGTGTAcggcagcacagagcaggaatCGAGGGAACTGCGGGATCTCAGCAGCCAGAAAGGGTTGCTGAAGCAAGGGCAGGTCGTGCCCGGCTCGGGGaagcctctccttccctttgccGTGGGGCCACCCACCGAGTGCATGCGGGATGAGAACGAGAGCCCCGTGCCGTGCTTCCTAGCAGGAGACCACCGCGCCAACGAGCAGCTGGGCCTCACGGCCATGCACACCCTGTGGTTCAGGGAGCACAACCGCATCGCCACGGAGCTCTCGACCCTCAATCCCCACTGGGACGGAGACCTCCTGTATCACGAGGCGCGGAAGATCGTGGGTGCCCAGATGCAGCATATCACCTATGCCCACTGGCTGCCTAAGATCCTCGGGGAAGCTGGGATGAAGATGCTGGGTGAGTACAAAGGCTACGACCCCAACGTCAACGCAGGGATTCTCAACGCCTTTGCCACCGCTGCCTTCCGCTTCGGGCACACTTTGATCAACCCCATCCTGTACCGGCTGAATGAAACCTTCCAGCCCATCCGCCATGGCCACGTCCCCCTGCACAAGGCCTTCTTCTCCCCTTTCAGGATCACGCAGGAGGGTGGGATCGACCCCCTCCTCCGCGGGCTCTTTGGGGTTCCTGGGAAGATGCGGGTCCCCTCCGAACTCCTCAACATGGAGCTGACAGAGAAACTCTTCTCCATGGCACACTCTGTCTCACTGGACTTGGCCGCTATCAACATCCAGCGGGGACGAGACCACGGCATCCCACCGTACAACGACTTCAGGGTCTTCTGCAACCTCTCGTCTGCACAGGAATTTGAGGACCTCAGAAATGAGATAAAGAACTTGGAGATCAGGGAAAAGCTCAGGAG CTTATATGGAACTACCAAAAACATTGACCTGTTTCCAGCACTGATGGTGGAGGATCTTGTCCCTGGTACCAGAGTTGGACCAACGCTGATGTGCTTGTTAACAACACAGTTCAGCAGGCTGAGGCATGGAGACAG GTTTTGGTATGAGAATCCTGGAGTCTTCACGCCGGCGCAGCTGACTCAGATCAGGCAGGCGTCCCTCGCTCGTGTCATCTGTGACAACAGCGACGGcatccagcagctgcagagagacGTCTTCCGGGTGGCGTCGTACCCCCAGGGCATGGCTGGCTGCGAGGAGATTCCCGCGGTGGACCTGCGCTTCTGGCAGGACTGCTGCGAAG ACTGCCAGACACGTGGGCAATTCAGGGCGCTTTCTCAGCGCTTCCGAAGCAAGAGGTCTCCTGGATTCAGCTACCCAGAAGAAAACCCTGCCAAGCATAAGCCTGCCTTCCCCAG AAATGAGGTGCCTTCTCCAAGCCCTTCTTCCAGAAAGAATCTCGAGTCCCTTGTGGGTGAGCTGGAGAAGACAGTTGCTTCCCTACGGAAACAG GTGAATGTCCTAGAGAGCCAGCTGAGGTGGCACCACAGGAACACCAGCATGTATGGACAGGGGAAGAAGACTGGagacaaatggagaaaaagatgA